One genomic segment of Gossypium arboreum isolate Shixiya-1 chromosome 3, ASM2569848v2, whole genome shotgun sequence includes these proteins:
- the LOC128290675 gene encoding uncharacterized protein LOC128290675 isoform X1 — protein sequence MNFQQNLMEAMGQNVHFVIDSWMEEWKGKETPHTTGCNFFECQQIDGKLIISKITGVEEFPVKPGDWVLKLLKATIVVFDKLPFPAEQLLTRSEGTHERIIKLLEMSVAYNNN from the exons ATGAACTTTCAGCAAAATCTAATGGAAGCAATGGGACAAAATGTTCATTTCGTGATTGATAGTTGGATGGAAG AGTGGAAAGGCAAAGAGACACCACATACGACAGGCTGCAATTTCTTTGAATGTCAACAGATTGATGGAAAGCTTATTATCAG CAAAATCACAGGAGTGGAGGAGTTTCCAGTGAAACCCGGAGATTGGGTGCTG AAACTATTGAAAGCAACCATTGTTGTTTTTGACAAGTTACCCTTTCCGGCTGAAC AGTTGCTTACAAGGTCGGAGGGAACACATGAGCGAATAATCAAGCTTCTAGAAATGTCGGTAGCTTATAACAAC
- the LOC128290675 gene encoding uncharacterized protein LOC128290675 isoform X2 encodes MNFQQNLMEAMGQNVHFVIDSWMEEWKGKETPHTTGCNFFECQQIDGKLIIRSGGVSSETRRLGAELLTRSEGTHERIIKLLEMSVAYNNN; translated from the exons ATGAACTTTCAGCAAAATCTAATGGAAGCAATGGGACAAAATGTTCATTTCGTGATTGATAGTTGGATGGAAG AGTGGAAAGGCAAAGAGACACCACATACGACAGGCTGCAATTTCTTTGAATGTCAACAGATTGATGGAAAGCTTATTATCAG GAGTGGAGGAGTTTCCAGTGAAACCCGGAGATTGGGTGCTG AGTTGCTTACAAGGTCGGAGGGAACACATGAGCGAATAATCAAGCTTCTAGAAATGTCGGTAGCTTATAACAAC